In a single window of the Fibrobacter sp. UWB15 genome:
- the carB gene encoding carbamoyl-phosphate synthase large subunit, which translates to MPKRTDIKKIMLIGSGPIVIGQGCEFDYSGVQACKVLRREGYEVVLVNSNPATIMTDPEMADRTYIEPLSVDILHEIIRRERPDALLPTLGGQTALNLAMELNERGILDRYQVELIGAKAESIQRAEDRHLFKEAMLKIGLDLPRSGSAHSMSEATAIAHTIGSWPLIIRPGFTLGGTGGGIAHNEEEFETIVNRGLDASLNNEVLIEESLLGWKEFEMEVMRDKKGNAVIVCSIENLDPMGVHTGDSITVAPIQSLDDRAYQAMRDDSLKVMEAIGVETGGSNVQWAIEPKTGRRIIIEMNPRVSRSSALASKATGFPIAKIAALLAVGYTLDELRNDITQTTPSCFEPALDYVVVKVPRFTFEKFPKADSTLGTQMKSVGEAMAIGTNFKQAMQKALRSLETGYGGFGCCAKCEKFKEYDDETLTKEVARPSAERIFVLYEAFRRGWSIEKLYELTKIDRYFLRHLEELAYFEDEIKAAKSLAGLAKNIPLFRQAKEFGFSDIQIAYMFHKRPEDVMEVRKQIGLKPSYYSVDTCAGEFEAITPYYYSCWAENSEPVRTIIGNRGKKRIMVLGGGPNRIGQGIEFDYCCCHAAFTLRREGYEVIMVNSNPETVSTDYDTSDKLYFEPLTLEDVMGIYERENCAGVIVQFGGQTPLNLAMRLKKAGANVVGTSPEDIDLAEDRDFFKQLVDKVGIKQAASGIAHNVEEALAIVDRIGYPVLVRPSFVLGGRGMVIVYKEKYLRKFVEEAAAIGEGKPILIDRFLEDATELDVDCISDGKHTVVGAIMEHVEPAGIHSGDSASVIPPMTLSKEIQDKVRQYAKDFARELHVVGLMNMQLAVKDGELYMIEVNPRASRTVPFVSKSIGVPLASYASRCMLGESLEQIGFTEEVRVPYVSVKEAVFPFVKFPGVDITLSPEMKSTGEVMSLDRDRGLAYLKSQLAAGNKVPSEGNIFVSLKDEDKQKAVPLIKRLVDMGYQIYATRGTSTMLYNEGIKTRAVFRISRGRPNLLDLIHDKEVQWIVNTTENGAEAMVDEIQMRSKAVVSGIPITTTIAALTSTVEGLMDKHDFGRFEVCSLQEYHRHVKK; encoded by the coding sequence ATGCCTAAGCGTACAGACATCAAGAAGATTATGCTCATTGGCTCCGGCCCGATTGTGATTGGCCAGGGCTGCGAATTCGACTACTCCGGCGTGCAGGCCTGTAAGGTGCTCCGCCGTGAAGGCTACGAAGTGGTGCTGGTGAACTCCAACCCGGCCACCATCATGACCGACCCCGAAATGGCCGACCGCACCTACATCGAACCGCTGAGCGTCGATATTTTGCACGAAATCATCCGCCGCGAACGCCCGGACGCCTTGCTTCCTACTCTCGGTGGTCAGACTGCTTTGAACCTCGCGATGGAACTCAATGAACGTGGCATTCTCGACCGCTACCAGGTGGAACTTATCGGTGCAAAGGCCGAATCCATCCAGCGCGCCGAAGACCGTCACTTGTTCAAGGAAGCCATGCTCAAGATCGGTCTTGACCTTCCCCGCTCCGGTTCCGCACACTCCATGAGCGAAGCTACCGCAATCGCCCACACCATCGGAAGCTGGCCGCTCATCATCCGTCCGGGCTTTACCCTTGGCGGCACGGGCGGCGGTATCGCCCACAACGAAGAAGAATTCGAGACCATCGTGAACCGTGGTCTCGACGCCTCGCTGAACAACGAAGTGCTTATCGAAGAATCGCTCCTCGGCTGGAAAGAATTCGAGATGGAAGTCATGCGCGACAAGAAGGGCAACGCCGTTATCGTGTGCTCCATCGAAAACCTGGACCCCATGGGCGTGCACACCGGCGACTCCATCACGGTTGCTCCGATCCAGAGCCTTGATGACCGCGCCTACCAGGCCATGCGTGACGACTCCCTGAAGGTCATGGAAGCCATCGGCGTGGAAACCGGCGGATCCAACGTTCAGTGGGCCATCGAACCCAAGACCGGTCGCCGCATCATCATCGAAATGAACCCCCGCGTAAGCCGTTCTTCTGCTCTTGCCTCCAAGGCGACGGGCTTCCCCATCGCAAAGATTGCAGCGCTCCTTGCCGTGGGCTACACGCTCGACGAACTCCGCAATGACATTACGCAAACGACCCCGAGCTGCTTTGAACCGGCCCTTGACTACGTGGTGGTGAAGGTTCCGCGCTTCACCTTCGAAAAGTTCCCGAAGGCCGATTCCACGCTCGGCACCCAGATGAAATCTGTGGGCGAAGCCATGGCCATCGGCACCAACTTCAAGCAGGCCATGCAGAAGGCACTCCGCTCGCTCGAAACAGGTTACGGTGGATTCGGTTGCTGCGCCAAGTGCGAAAAGTTCAAGGAATACGACGACGAAACGCTCACCAAGGAAGTCGCCCGTCCGAGCGCCGAACGCATCTTCGTGCTGTACGAAGCATTCCGTCGCGGCTGGAGCATTGAAAAGCTTTACGAACTCACCAAGATTGACCGCTACTTCTTGCGTCACTTGGAAGAACTCGCCTACTTTGAAGACGAAATCAAGGCCGCCAAGTCTCTCGCCGGCCTCGCTAAGAACATTCCGCTGTTCCGCCAGGCCAAGGAATTCGGCTTTAGCGATATCCAGATTGCCTACATGTTCCACAAGCGCCCCGAAGACGTCATGGAAGTGCGTAAGCAGATTGGCCTCAAGCCGAGCTACTACTCCGTAGACACTTGCGCCGGCGAATTCGAAGCCATTACGCCGTATTATTACAGTTGCTGGGCCGAAAATTCCGAACCGGTCCGCACGATTATCGGCAACCGCGGCAAGAAGCGCATCATGGTGCTCGGCGGCGGTCCGAACCGAATCGGCCAGGGTATCGAATTTGACTACTGCTGCTGCCACGCCGCCTTTACGCTGCGTCGCGAAGGCTACGAAGTCATCATGGTGAACTCGAACCCCGAAACGGTTTCCACCGACTACGATACCTCCGACAAGCTTTACTTTGAACCGCTCACGCTCGAAGACGTGATGGGCATTTACGAACGCGAAAACTGCGCGGGCGTGATTGTGCAATTCGGTGGCCAGACTCCGCTGAACCTCGCCATGCGTCTCAAGAAGGCCGGCGCAAACGTCGTAGGTACAAGTCCCGAAGACATTGACCTCGCCGAAGACCGCGACTTCTTCAAGCAGCTGGTCGACAAGGTCGGTATCAAGCAGGCCGCATCCGGCATCGCCCACAACGTGGAAGAAGCCTTGGCCATTGTCGACCGCATTGGCTACCCCGTGCTTGTGCGCCCGAGTTTCGTTCTCGGCGGCCGCGGCATGGTGATTGTCTATAAGGAAAAATACCTCCGCAAGTTCGTAGAAGAAGCTGCCGCCATTGGCGAAGGCAAGCCGATTCTCATCGACCGCTTCTTGGAAGACGCCACCGAACTCGACGTGGACTGCATCAGCGACGGCAAGCACACCGTGGTGGGCGCCATCATGGAACACGTGGAACCCGCAGGCATTCACTCCGGCGACTCCGCAAGCGTCATCCCGCCTATGACGCTTTCCAAGGAAATCCAGGACAAGGTTCGCCAATATGCGAAGGACTTTGCAAGGGAACTCCACGTGGTCGGCCTCATGAACATGCAGCTCGCTGTGAAGGACGGCGAACTCTACATGATCGAAGTGAACCCGCGCGCATCCCGCACCGTTCCGTTCGTGTCCAAGTCCATCGGCGTTCCGCTTGCAAGCTACGCCAGCCGCTGCATGCTCGGCGAATCCCTCGAACAAATCGGCTTTACCGAAGAAGTCCGCGTGCCTTACGTGAGCGTCAAGGAAGCCGTGTTCCCGTTCGTCAAGTTCCCGGGCGTGGATATCACGCTTTCTCCGGAAATGAAGTCCACCGGCGAAGTCATGAGCCTCGATCGCGACCGCGGCCTTGCCTACCTCAAGAGCCAGCTCGCTGCAGGCAACAAGGTGCCGAGCGAAGGCAACATTTTCGTCTCGCTCAAGGACGAAGACAAGCAGAAGGCCGTTCCGCTCATCAAGCGCCTCGTAGACATGGGCTACCAGATTTACGCCACCCGCGGCACCTCGACGATGCTTTACAACGAAGGCATCAAGACCCGCGCCGTGTTCCGCATCTCCCGTGGCCGCCCGAACCTGTTGGACCTCATTCACGACAAGGAAGTGCAGTGGATCGTGAACACCACCGAAAACGGCGCCGAAGCCATGGTGGACGAAATCCAGATGCGCTCCAAGGCCGTCGTGTCCGGCATTCCTATCACCACGACCATCGCCGCCCTCACCTCTACCGTGGAAGGCCTCATGGACAAGCACGACTTCGGAAGATTCGAAGTGTGCAGCCTCCAAGAGTACCATAGGCACGTGAAGAAGTAA
- a CDS encoding Rpn family recombination-promoting nuclease/putative transposase, translating to MEANHIPFEQLTITNRFMFALVFSHKHIAKPFLEALLGIKIFDLQEPEPEKSTENSPFNKGVRYDVFVKEQGPKGEILRTFDIEMQIEDTHELPKRARYYQALCDSEALNKGESYRNLKEQYVIFICPDDIFKQGRAVYKFMNLEKGHSEHELGDLCFKNFYIFNKYKDVAEKSVKEYLEYFATNKANSQETKDIERQRQWYLSDNETRKRYMTWQQEIDDAVYVERERANAAERRADEAKSRADKAEFRANEAESRAEKYEKILKEHGLL from the coding sequence ATGGAAGCAAACCATATTCCGTTTGAACAGTTGACCATCACAAACCGCTTCATGTTCGCGTTGGTGTTCAGCCACAAGCATATTGCAAAGCCCTTCCTGGAGGCTCTTCTTGGTATAAAAATTTTTGATTTGCAGGAACCAGAGCCAGAGAAAAGTACCGAAAACAGCCCCTTTAACAAAGGCGTCCGTTACGACGTATTTGTAAAGGAACAAGGACCCAAGGGCGAAATTCTCCGCACATTCGACATCGAAATGCAGATAGAAGACACCCACGAACTGCCGAAACGAGCCCGTTACTATCAGGCACTCTGTGACTCCGAAGCCCTGAACAAAGGCGAATCATATCGCAACCTCAAGGAACAGTACGTCATATTCATTTGCCCAGACGACATTTTCAAGCAAGGGCGAGCGGTTTATAAGTTCATGAATCTAGAAAAAGGTCATTCTGAACATGAATTGGGTGACCTGTGCTTCAAAAATTTTTATATATTCAATAAGTACAAGGATGTCGCCGAAAAGTCGGTCAAGGAGTATCTTGAGTATTTCGCAACCAACAAGGCGAACTCTCAAGAGACAAAGGACATTGAACGCCAGCGACAATGGTACCTGTCGGACAACGAAACAAGGAAGCGCTATATGACTTGGCAACAAGAAATAGATGATGCGGTATACGTAGAACGCGAGCGCGCCAATGCGGCAGAACGCCGTGCCGACGAAGCGAAATCTCGTGCCGACAAAGCAGAATTCCGCGCCAACGAAGCGGAATCCCGTGCTGAAAAGTATGAAAAAATTCTCAAGGAGCACGGCCTTCTTTGA
- a CDS encoding sugar O-acetyltransferase, translating into MTEKEKMLASELYDPSDAELVKLRQTAHSLCRQYNNLDETDDERKSILDKLFVKREPGVYLQGPIFFDYGVNTQIGENSFANFNFTVLDCAAVTIGKNVFFGPNVAIYTPLHPLRWQERNMFKKPDGTLANNEYAKPITIGDNCWIAGNVTICAGVTIGEGSVIGAGSVVTRDIPAGVVAVGNPCKVLKKVE; encoded by the coding sequence ATGACCGAAAAAGAAAAGATGCTCGCCAGCGAGCTTTACGATCCCTCCGATGCAGAACTCGTGAAGTTGCGTCAGACAGCGCATTCCCTGTGCCGCCAGTACAACAACCTCGACGAGACGGATGACGAGCGCAAAAGCATCTTGGACAAACTGTTCGTAAAGCGTGAGCCGGGCGTGTACCTGCAGGGCCCGATTTTCTTCGACTACGGCGTGAATACACAAATCGGCGAGAACTCCTTCGCGAACTTCAACTTCACCGTTCTGGACTGCGCAGCCGTCACCATCGGCAAGAACGTCTTTTTCGGCCCGAATGTCGCCATCTACACTCCACTGCATCCGCTCCGCTGGCAGGAACGCAACATGTTCAAGAAACCCGACGGGACGCTTGCGAACAACGAATACGCGAAGCCCATCACCATCGGGGACAACTGCTGGATTGCAGGGAACGTCACCATCTGCGCGGGCGTTACCATCGGCGAAGGGAGCGTCATCGGGGCGGGCAGCGTCGTGACCCGCGATATCCCCGCCGGCGTCGTTGCCGTCGGGAATCCGTGCAAGGTGTTGAAGAAAGTAGAGTAA
- a CDS encoding TolC family protein, whose product MNKLNNIMVALVFGLSASFAADVYTLDDCLRIARENNATLKSAKVNRQMAEETEGSAFPAYFPKVFAGGFAFISNDFLVKQKMDLSKEMEGLGQQVAPAMTQAGLDPSILAGLPTTFNMGMVDKGIVGHLTLIQPIFVGGQIYNGNQLAKIGTRAAKLQETLAETEIRKNTETYYWLIVSLREKMKTLAEAEKQIEAIYGDVKTAVEAGVAVKNDLLRVELEKKKLQSNRLKLENGISVAKLMLARQMNRDNADFDLAETDLEKIEPPESYAISADDAVERRAESKLLAISREAAEKERSMERGKVLPTVAVGASLLYQNLLDDDAVNGVLFASLTVPISDWWGNSYSTAKFDLKAQKAAIDEAENKNLIKVDIDAKWNTLNESFRQIEISRDAVVQAEENLRMQREYYNAGTATLSNMLEAETLRQQASDSYTEAVTGYYTAVCAYLVATGR is encoded by the coding sequence ATGAATAAATTGAATAACATAATGGTTGCTCTTGTTTTTGGCTTGTCTGCCTCGTTTGCGGCGGATGTGTATACGCTTGATGATTGTTTGCGTATTGCTCGCGAAAATAATGCGACTTTGAAGAGTGCAAAAGTGAATCGCCAAATGGCGGAAGAAACTGAAGGAAGCGCCTTCCCGGCGTATTTCCCGAAAGTGTTTGCCGGTGGTTTTGCCTTTATCTCGAACGATTTCTTGGTAAAGCAAAAAATGGACCTGTCCAAAGAAATGGAAGGCTTGGGTCAACAAGTTGCACCAGCCATGACGCAGGCGGGATTAGACCCTTCTATATTGGCTGGGCTTCCGACGACATTTAATATGGGAATGGTCGATAAAGGAATTGTCGGACATTTGACTTTGATTCAGCCGATTTTTGTGGGCGGGCAAATTTACAATGGCAACCAGCTCGCCAAAATTGGGACTCGTGCGGCTAAGCTCCAAGAAACTCTTGCCGAAACGGAAATTCGCAAGAATACGGAGACCTACTATTGGCTCATCGTTTCGCTCAGGGAAAAGATGAAGACTCTCGCTGAAGCTGAAAAACAGATAGAAGCGATTTATGGCGACGTGAAAACGGCTGTAGAAGCGGGTGTTGCCGTGAAAAATGATTTGCTCCGTGTGGAACTCGAAAAGAAAAAACTGCAAAGCAATCGTCTGAAGCTTGAAAATGGAATTTCGGTTGCGAAGCTGATGCTCGCACGGCAAATGAACCGCGACAATGCTGACTTTGACTTGGCGGAAACGGATCTCGAAAAGATTGAACCGCCGGAATCTTATGCAATCTCTGCTGATGATGCTGTTGAACGCCGCGCTGAAAGTAAACTGCTTGCCATCAGCCGCGAAGCCGCCGAAAAGGAACGCTCGATGGAGCGCGGCAAGGTTCTCCCGACGGTTGCTGTGGGCGCAAGCCTTTTGTATCAGAACTTACTCGATGATGACGCCGTGAACGGTGTGTTGTTTGCTTCGCTTACCGTACCGATTTCGGACTGGTGGGGCAATAGCTATTCTACCGCAAAATTTGACTTGAAGGCGCAAAAGGCGGCCATCGACGAAGCTGAAAACAAGAACCTGATAAAGGTGGATATTGACGCCAAGTGGAATACGCTGAATGAGTCGTTTCGGCAGATTGAAATTAGCCGCGATGCCGTCGTCCAGGCCGAAGAGAACCTGCGTATGCAGCGCGAATACTACAACGCGGGTACGGCAACGCTCAGCAATATGCTTGAAGCGGAAACATTGCGCCAACAGGCTAGCGATTCCTATACCGAAGCTGTTACCGGCTATTACACTGCAGTTTGTGCCTACCTAGTGGCTACAGGACGGTAA
- a CDS encoding glycoside hydrolase family 30 beta sandwich domain-containing protein, translating to MTVSIKGFSLFAGSIAFWGTLASAATINVDMDKEYQRISGFGAASAWAGSITDKNAAFLWDSTSGAGLTLHRIRIAPDGTTSETSIAKKASEYGVKVWAAPWTSRYTVNYDGDKKHLDFNHAQDWANTILKFTQDMRKAGVNLYAISSQNEPDGTGDNHYEPDELARWVGDYLGPTLDTTGIKIIGTEAINWYGFPNYKKAFFNNSAALKYTDIFGTHEYGGDPAAYPEIHEAGKEFWETEVYDLGSNKEDVGMGSALRVAGVIHDALTIANMNAWHFWWIYSCSEASCGNGALWPQGQGNPDNVEPTKRLWIMGNFSRFARPGSWRIDATKNPEANVKVTAYRDSLKTKIAVVILNSKNEKFKADFDFGNTKIGSFKPYVTDDNNNLKEGDEVQVDDTKCSYSVPARSATTVEFILWQEPKVEPPADSTEAIAFGFSAPKSLQIIYKVFSPLGAFVGEFQAGHIGDLRNAMTSAGLSRGVYMVKCGNAKTQYMVLK from the coding sequence ATGACGGTTTCAATAAAGGGATTTTCTCTTTTTGCGGGGTCCATCGCATTTTGGGGCACTCTTGCCAGTGCTGCAACGATAAACGTTGACATGGACAAAGAATACCAGCGCATCAGTGGCTTTGGAGCCGCTTCGGCATGGGCTGGCTCCATCACCGACAAGAACGCCGCCTTCCTTTGGGACTCTACCAGTGGCGCAGGGCTTACGCTGCACCGCATCCGCATCGCTCCGGACGGCACCACCTCCGAAACAAGTATCGCAAAAAAGGCAAGTGAATACGGCGTCAAAGTCTGGGCAGCCCCGTGGACTTCCAGATACACTGTAAATTACGACGGTGACAAAAAGCACCTGGATTTCAATCACGCTCAGGACTGGGCCAACACCATCTTGAAGTTTACGCAAGACATGCGGAAGGCTGGCGTTAATCTATATGCAATTTCGTCGCAAAACGAGCCCGACGGCACCGGTGACAACCACTACGAACCCGATGAATTGGCACGTTGGGTCGGCGACTACCTTGGCCCCACCCTCGATACCACGGGCATCAAAATCATTGGCACCGAAGCTATCAACTGGTACGGATTTCCCAATTACAAAAAAGCCTTCTTCAATAATTCCGCCGCCTTGAAATACACGGACATTTTTGGGACGCACGAATACGGCGGAGACCCGGCCGCTTACCCCGAAATTCACGAAGCCGGCAAGGAATTCTGGGAAACCGAAGTCTATGATCTTGGAAGTAACAAGGAAGACGTGGGCATGGGAAGTGCTCTCCGCGTTGCAGGTGTAATCCATGACGCCCTGACTATTGCGAACATGAACGCCTGGCATTTCTGGTGGATTTATTCCTGCAGCGAAGCCAGCTGCGGCAACGGAGCGCTTTGGCCGCAAGGACAAGGCAACCCCGACAACGTGGAGCCCACCAAGCGACTCTGGATTATGGGGAACTTCAGCCGTTTCGCTCGCCCCGGCTCCTGGAGAATCGACGCCACCAAGAATCCGGAAGCAAACGTAAAGGTCACCGCCTACCGCGACTCCCTCAAGACGAAAATTGCAGTCGTCATTCTCAATTCCAAGAATGAGAAATTCAAGGCGGACTTTGACTTCGGAAACACGAAAATTGGAAGTTTCAAGCCCTACGTTACCGACGACAACAATAACCTCAAGGAAGGTGACGAAGTTCAGGTTGACGATACAAAGTGCAGTTACAGCGTTCCGGCCCGCAGTGCAACGACAGTCGAATTCATTCTGTGGCAGGAACCAAAGGTGGAACCGCCCGCAGATTCTACAGAGGCTATCGCCTTCGGATTTTCTGCCCCCAAAAGCCTCCAAATCATATATAAGGTGTTTAGCCCGCTTGGAGCATTTGTCGGCGAATTCCAAGCCGGACATATCGGCGATCTCCGCAACGCCATGACAAGCGCAGGCCTAAGCCGCGGTGTGTATATGGTCAAATGCGGCAATGCCAAAACGCAATACATGGTTTTGAAATAG
- a CDS encoding flavodoxin family protein: protein MKVVLFNGSRREKGCTYTALNIVAGELNAAGIETEIFFVGGRVLKGETDAVVHEAKEILKSADAVVYGSPVYYASPSGEMLMFLDRLYGLAEAELLFKPAATVASARRAGTSATLDALNKYPAFAQQPLVASRYWNMVHGSSPEDVLKDEEGVQIMRELGRNMAWLLKSIEAGKQAGVPQPVAEKKVFTNFIR from the coding sequence ATGAAAGTCGTCTTGTTTAACGGCAGCCGTCGCGAAAAGGGCTGCACCTACACCGCACTGAACATTGTCGCGGGCGAACTCAACGCCGCGGGCATCGAAACCGAAATCTTCTTTGTCGGGGGCCGCGTGCTCAAGGGCGAAACGGACGCCGTCGTCCACGAAGCCAAGGAAATCTTGAAGTCCGCCGACGCGGTGGTCTACGGTTCGCCGGTCTACTACGCCTCCCCCAGCGGCGAAATGCTGATGTTCCTCGACAGGCTCTACGGCCTCGCCGAAGCGGAACTGCTCTTTAAGCCCGCCGCCACAGTTGCATCGGCACGCCGCGCAGGCACCAGTGCCACTCTCGATGCGCTGAACAAGTACCCCGCATTCGCACAGCAGCCCCTCGTGGCCTCGCGCTACTGGAACATGGTCCACGGTTCCAGTCCCGAAGATGTACTCAAGGACGAAGAAGGCGTGCAGATTATGCGCGAACTCGGCCGCAACATGGCATGGCTCCTCAAGAGCATCGAAGCCGGCAAGCAGGCGGGCGTCCCGCAGCCTGTCGCCGAAAAGAAGGTGTTCACGAACTTTATCCGCTAA
- a CDS encoding homing endonuclease associated repeat-containing protein — translation MAMPQTDINKAFNFVLDEYKRNTPDSELIDDVKNVAAKLDKKSVTIAEYEQNGKFHPCTLQRRFGSWFKVLEICGLEPSRSKLNISEEELFSNLERIWISLGRQPRYNEIKKPFSKYSAGTYENKFGSFHKALESFVAYMSNGAESEQNDSRADKPLVENKIASTITHKTKREISDRLRFQILMRDGFTCKTCGRSPINEKGVKLHVDHIVPWSKGGETIPDNLETKCEQCNLGKGNAFIDKK, via the coding sequence ATGGCTATGCCGCAAACTGATATCAATAAAGCATTTAATTTTGTTTTAGATGAGTATAAAAGAAATACTCCAGACAGCGAGTTGATTGATGATGTTAAAAATGTTGCTGCAAAACTGGACAAGAAATCGGTGACAATAGCGGAATATGAACAGAATGGAAAATTTCACCCTTGCACATTGCAACGCCGTTTTGGTTCTTGGTTTAAGGTTCTAGAAATTTGTGGCTTAGAGCCCAGTAGAAGTAAACTAAATATTTCTGAGGAAGAACTGTTTTCTAATTTAGAGAGAATTTGGATTAGTTTAGGAAGACAACCGAGATATAATGAAATCAAAAAGCCTTTTTCAAAATATTCTGCGGGAACATATGAAAATAAATTTGGCAGTTTTCATAAAGCTTTAGAGTCGTTTGTTGCTTATATGTCAAATGGGGCTGAAAGTGAACAAAATGATTCAAGAGCGGATAAGCCTCTTGTTGAAAATAAAATAGCTTCAACGATTACTCACAAAACAAAAAGAGAAATATCCGACAGACTTCGCTTCCAAATTTTAATGAGAGATGGCTTTACATGTAAAACTTGTGGACGCAGCCCAATTAATGAAAAAGGCGTAAAATTACATGTTGACCATATTGTTCCATGGTCCAAAGGCGGAGAAACAATTCCCGATAATTTGGAAACAAAATGTGAACAATGTAATCTTGGCAAAGGAAATGCTTTTATTGACAAGAAGTAG